The Scylla paramamosain isolate STU-SP2022 chromosome 47, ASM3559412v1, whole genome shotgun sequence DNA window GCACCCTCCACCAAGCAGACCCCACCATGACATAATGATGATGCACATGTTGTTCAGCTATCATGTGGCAATGAAATGTTTGAGCCTCAACTTGTACACACACCAAGATGTGAGGGAACAcagtgctacacacacacacacacacacacacacacacacaaaggcacacTGAAATTTAGAATGGACTAAAAGAAGGTATAGTTTTGGTGACATGTGCACAAACTAAAGAAGAATTAGACAtgtatagacacacacacacacacacatacacacaccacaggGCCACACCATCACCTCAGTGGTGGAGGTCGCTGGCAGCTGTATTGGGAAGTTGGTGACCACTGGGTTGACAGGAAACACAGGAGAGAAGGGCACGGCTGCCACCTGGACCACCTGTGCTGGCGTGGCGCTGCTCACTGCCGGCGCTGCAACCGCCACCGCCCCCTGCTGCCCCACCGACCCCTGATCACTGAGGGTGCCGCTGCCGGACTGCCCTaagtactgctgctgttgctgttgttgttgctgctgttgctgctgctgttgctgttgttgttgctgttgttcgaCACTCCCATAGCCTCCTGAGAGATGTTTgataattaatttcttttttcttgcattatttaagattctttctttctctgcctctccttcctatcCATCATTTGTTTCTAATTTTAAACTTACAACCTCCTGTCTCTaaccctctttcttcctttaactatcctttctttatattcaagCCTATATCTTCccatctcccctttccctccttcctatctaTCATTTGTTCCTATTTTCAAGCCTACatcctctcatctccatctGTCTTTCCTCCCTATCAAATTCCATGGCTATATCTTCCTATCTccacccatccttcctccctttctctttttcctattttcaagcTTACAATCTCCCATCTCCACCATTCCCTCCTGCGTAtcatttctttccatctatTACACTCTTCCAGTCTCTCCCAAACACCCtgcttcttatctttcctttctattttcaagCCTATAACCTCATCTCCACTGTTCCCTCCGCTCTatcatttctttccatctcctatTACATTCCTCCAGTCTCTCCCAAACAGCCTGCcatgtcctcctctcctcaccagaGTTATGAGAGCTGGTGCTTCCGAGGGGCGACGTCACCATCATCTGCAAGAACtgatcctccttcttctcttcctcgtatgAGCCAGACAGccgtggggaggagagggactgCGGTAACTCTGGCAGCAGTTCGATCTTCTTGCAGTAATACCTCTCCCGTGGGCCAGCCTTGGTGGGTATGTATGCGCTTGTCCCATCCTGCAAcagtgggttaggttaggtttggttgggttgggttaggttctGCTGGGTTaacttaggtttggttaggttaggtcctgCTGGAGTAGGTGgtcagttaggttagtttaggttaggttctgcTGGAGTGGGTGgtcagttaagttaggttaggttaggctaggttctGCTGGAGTGGGTGgtcagttaagttaggttgggttaggttaagtcctGCATGAGTGGGTGGTGGTCTGCCTGCTTGTTTACCTGCTGTGGGTGGGAGACGTGGGAGGCAGCAGAACCGTcggagcagggggaggaggggggtggcAAGTCATCCAGTAACAGCTGCTgggactgctgctgctgccgctgctgctgttgttgctgctgctgttgttgctgttgttcatgttgttgttgttgtaggataTGTTGCTGCTgcattcttgacctcttcctgCTGGTGACGCCCTCCCCAATGCCCGTCCCCGCCCCCCTACGGTACTGACTAGACTCTGGGGACACCAAATACCAGGATTAGCCTCACCAATGACAAACATAAACCTCATGTAATCCAAACAAACATTAAACTCATGACAACAGCCAGACACGTGGCACAATGTACGACTCTAAGTACATCAGTCAGCTGCCACTGGTGACAAGGAGGGTGTGGGGCGCCTCACCTGAGCGTGTCTTGGAGGGCCAGGAGGGCAGCTCTCTGGAGGACAGGTGCTGCTGGCTCATCTGTGGGTAAGAGTGCTGGCTGCTGGGGGACAGCGAGGCAACCAGCTGCCCCTGCCCCAtcagctgctgctgcttctgctgtctGGAGGGAACCTGGGAGGACTccggagagggaaggaggggagtgaggggaggcatgaggtgctgctgttgctgttgctgttgtggttgttgttgttgttgttgttgctgctgtgaaGGCACCCCaacacactgctgctgctgctgttgctgctgctgttgttcctgttgttgttgttgctgctgctgttgttgttcctgttgttgttgttgttgttgttgttgttgttgttgttgttgctgttgttgttgttgctgttcctgctgctgctgctgaattTCTTGTAGCTGCTGTTCTtgtagctgctgctgttgtttctgctgctgctgctgctgtgcttgCTGCTGTGTTTGCTGCTCTGCtgaggtctgctgctgctggaggtaCTGCAGGGGGTCCTGGGGTGCCACGCCGTCCCTCGCCACCACCGGCTTCTCCTCTACCAGCTGCTGGGGAGTGGGGGGTGCGGGGGGACCAAGTGGAGTGAGGGGTGGAGGCAGGTCCACCACCCCCGATGCTGTCCCTGACCCCAGGCCAGCAAGACCCAGGCCAGAGGGCCCTGCGCTGGCCCCACCCCCTCCACTGGACGCCAGGCTAAGCTCCCCCTCGGGGCCGctcgcctccacctccaccttgcACTTCTCCTCCCCACCAGAGTCCTTCAGCAGCTCCTCCTTCACACTGCTGTAGCTGTGGGACACATGGCAAGGTGAGCACTGGGCagcaccacactcacacactggggaggccttgcaacacacacacacatgaatgcaCTGACTGATAAAGCTGTGTGTGCAAGGAGCATTCACAGCTTTAAACATAAACatgacaaattaactttaaaagattGAGCATCACAAGCCTGACTCAGTGCTGTACAAACACAGTGGGGCAAGAAGACACACCTGATGACAGTGTTGGTGCACACAATGAACTCAGGCTTGGAGTTCCACTGGTGGTAGGTGATGTAGTACTGAGTCTGCAGCCAGATCCACTGCTGCCCCTTGGTCAGGAACCGGTAGTAGCAGGAGGTGCCCTTGCCTGTCTTcattactgtggtggtggtggtggtggcaggagacaggaacacaaaacaaacaaggttaaaaaacacccttgtaaGATAGCTAGGCAAATAATATATCCAATAACCCTTATatcagaaacaaaaataaagttaaaaaacaTTACTTTTTGACAAACAGCACAACACTGGCCTTATTACTTAGCTACACTATCactaaaaacatatattaaAGTGAAAACCATCTATTTCTCATTATATTTTAGTTCCCATCTCAATATTCTCATCTtatacccttcccttcccatcccacaaccttcccttcccttctgacacccttccttccctttctgaccccatcccacccttcctctccctttgacacccttccctccccttcttcacaCTCCCACCCCTCCAACACCCTTCCAACATgcttcctcacccttcctctccccttcacacccttcctttctctcccaacaCCCTTCCAGcaccctcccacccttcccAGCACCACACCCTGCCTCACTCTAGACTCACACTGCTCATGACAAGCTGCCACCTTCTCCAGGTCCTCCACATGGTAGTAGTCATACCCTGAGGTTCCCAGCACCTCAAAAGGCATGTACCCGATGATGGTGGGGGCCCTGGGGGATGGGAGATGAGGGGacagggtgggtgggagggaggaagaaagaaagaaaggaaaggaaggaaggaaggaaggaaggaaggaaggaaggaaggaaggaaggaaggaaggaaggaaggaaggaaggaaggaaggaaggaaggaaggaaggaaggaaggaaagaatgcaaaggaaaaattgatggacgaaagaaaggatggagagaaggaatacaaaaaaagacatataTTAATCAAAATCATGAAGAGCACACAGTAATATGCATGTAAATCACCGCATCACAAAACCTATTAGGCaatgaatattaaaaagaataaatgaataaatggaatacactgaatatttgttgttcATTTCTGAAAGTTGTGAATCTGACATATGCTAAATgaagaataacaaacaaatgccacaaaataaataaataaataaataataataataataataataataataataccacttgaacaaataaaatacaaaggaaagaaataaaaaaaatatagataaattaattcagagcaaaagcaaaacaacagcattaaaacaaaataaaaacacaaataataaacagaataataaaaaaaataagatagaataatatatttttagtttcccttttacaaatataaaaaaaatgtaataataataaaagaatacgaattaactttttttttagcttgtcttgaacaaaataaagataaatagaaagaatatgaataattattttttgtttttttgcttctcttggacaaacaataaagaaaataataaaaaagcaaaataaaataatttgtcCGTTttctataacaaaaaaaaaaaaaaaaataaatataaataaataaataaacaaaaataaataaataaataataatctatcactaatatttatctatctatatatttatctataaaataacaacaataggcAGACACGGGGAAGGTTTTTGCAAGATATATTTACCTGTGATCGAGAAACAGAAATTTCCACTCCAGGCTGTGTCTTGACGTGAACTCTGTCTTACTGGGCTCTATGACCGTCATCTCGCGCTCTAGCTGAGGCCGGTCCAGCCGTGCTATGGCCACAAACACCAACCTGCCGCACACCAATACACATTTATTTAGTCGCtgttcgataatgtttttttttctcttcagggTATGGATGTCagtgctatttatttatttatttattcattttttttggtGGTTTAGATATGTGTTTCTATTATATAACAGAAAATAAGGGGTAAACCTAACGGAATTGTAATAATGGTAGACAAGTTGGTTTTATGtaactgaaaatgaaaaaaaagaaaatgagaggcgTAATTAATGATAATGTGCTTCTCTTATGtaacgggaaaaaaaagaaagaaaacgggaacaaTGCAATTAATAATAAAGTGCTTATCTTATgtaatagaaaatggagaatgaaaaaaaaaaaaatgatgggatACTGTAATAAATTATAGGATTACGTAAATTCTATGATGCCAATATAAGTGAGGAGTTTTGAGTATAAAGATCACTACACTATAACTGGTCTGAGGGCGGCCATGAGTGTAGGATGAACTAAACAGTATATACATGtgtttttatgaagtattttgTTGTAAGGTTCATTAAAGGTCTTCTTGGCACGACAaaaagatgaacacacacacatacacgcatctattgtatattttaagtgtacCAAATACAATAAGccgtttatcattattattactattattattattattattattattattattattattattattattattattacacacttACTTCGTGGATTCCTGAGAAAGTAGCGAATTGGCAAGAGAGCTTTGAaataatccaccaccaccaccaccaccgccgctgccaccaccaccaccaccgccgccgctgccgccaccaccaccaccaccacctcctcctgcaaGGCCTCGTCCACAGCTGTTGAGGGAGACTGAATCCTCCGCCTCGCTGCAGCTAAACTCCAGCACTCCATCTGTAAGGCAGtatgatggtgagagagagagagagagagagagagagagagaggagagaggagagagagagagagagagagagagagagagagagagagagagagagagagaggagagagagagagagtaaaaaaagcgaaaaaagatgaaaaaaataaaaaaataggaaaaaaaagataaaaaaaggagaaaaaggaaagagagaaaagcaaaaaaaaaataaaaaaaaacgatcggAAAATTTAAAACATTccctacaaaaaagaaaaaaaagaaagaaagaaaaaaataaaaaaataaaaaaaataaaaaataaataaaaacaagaaaacacaaacagggCAATTGAAAACAAGTCGTACCTTCACTGGGGCAGGAGTACCTCTCGAAGTACCCCGTTAGATGCACCCGCTCGTACAAAAGAGTCCTCCATGGATCCTCTACTTGACCGCTTCAGGTGAACTGTCAATGTATACTTCTCTAtacggggggagagagagagagagagagtgagagtgagtggcgatggtggtggcggtggtggttgaatacaaagaaagttCAAACAGTAATATACGCTTATTGAGATCCTAATTAAGTTGTTTGGCTAATTATTTGATGCTATTAGTGGGAaagacgtaggaggaggaggaggaggaggaggaggaggaggaggaggaggaggaggaggaggaggaggaggaggaacagaatagcagtagtggtagaagtagtagtagtagtagtagtagtagtatctatctattttattatctacttatctacccacttatctatctatctatctacctcatttattttttacatcatCTACTATTAACTTACAGTCTTCATTaaccccccctccacccccaatGCAGCTCTACCCCTTTCTATGGTCAAAATTTTCCAGCCTAACCTCCCACAACATTACAATCTTCTCTCTATTCACATTTCAATACATCTCTGGCATCCTTCAATCTAATAATATTCCCTTCATTATTATCCtcgtttctcctccctccctctttccctccctccctccctctctccctccatatcAGATAATGCTTTCCAATTTGGGGTaaaacagcgagagagagagagagagagagagagagagagagagagagagagagagagagagagagagagagagagagagagagagataaaagaagttaatgggatatataaataaaaaaatatatatacagataaacaaacaaacaaacaaacaaacaaac harbors:
- the LOC135095095 gene encoding LOW QUALITY PROTEIN: circadian locomoter output cycles protein kaput-like (The sequence of the model RefSeq protein was modified relative to this genomic sequence to represent the inferred CDS: deleted 1 base in 1 codon) yields the protein MSHEVLTPSPGKSVMNDDGDEKDDVKRRSRNLSEKKRRDQFNLLISELSTMVSSNNRKMDKSTVLKATIAFLKNQKEISVRSQTQDIREDWKPSFLSNEEFTHLMLEALDGFIMTVSCSGKVLYTSESITPLIGHLPNDLSGRPLYDLMLEDERGEMKQFLSNPALAPNPSNWPEETKEKYTLTVHLKRSSRGSMEDSLYERVHLTGYFERYSCPSEDGVLEFSCSEAEDSVSLNSCGRGLAGGGGGGGGGGSGGGGGGGGSGGGGGGGGLFQSSLANSLLSQESTKLVFVAIARLDRPQLEREMTVIEPSKTEFTSRHSLEWKFLFLDHRAPTIIGYMPFEVLGTSGYDYYHVEDLEKVAACHEQLMKTGKGTSCYYRFLTKGQQWIWLQTQYYITYHQWNSKPEFIVCTNTVISYSSVKEELLKDSGGEEKCKVEVEASGPEGELSLASSGGGGASAGPSGLGLAGLGSGTASGVVDLPPPLTPLGPPAPPTPQQLVEEKPVVARDGVAPQDPLQYLQQQQTSAEQQTQQQAQQQQQQKQQQQLQEQQLQEIQQQQQEQQQQQQQQQQQQQQQQQQQQEQQQQQQQQQQEQQQQQQQQQQCVGVPSQQQQQQQQQPQQQQQQQHLMPPLTPLLPSPESSQVPSRQQKQQQLMGQGQLVASLSPSSQHSYPQMSQQHLSSRELPSWPSKTRSESSQYRRGAGTGIGEGVTSRKRSRMQQQHILQQQQHEQQQQQQQQQQQQRQQQQSQQLLLDDLPPPSSPCSDGSAASHVSHPQQDGTSAYIPTKAGPRERYYCKKIELLPELPQSLSSPRLSGSYEEEKKEDQFLQMMVTSPLGSTSSHNSGGYGSVEQQQQQQQQQQQQQQQQQQQQQYLGQSGSGTLSDQGSVGQQGAVAVAAPAVSSATPAQVVQVAAVPFSPVFPVNPVVTNFPIQLPATSTTEGLRQSLILSPDQRQLQEQLRRKHAELQQQILRQQEELRQVNDQLIMAQYGSISLQQMYKGGVQYPATSSVASGIYQGGAGGAGAMVGVSSGAGMSMAGGMETLAVTAGLAGGTGTVTFTTGMLAGVGSSLVQPVAMTSPSAASSPTISVSTFTPAQKASIFCGSWPATAGAPSPHLLTQNLHVNLPAGNTQGMALPYQLSHHQAQMVFAQPNATTNPQHHHTTQPHPPKK